A window from Deltaproteobacteria bacterium encodes these proteins:
- a CDS encoding tripartite tricarboxylate transporter permease, producing MLDYFGSLFAGLAAVLPFSAAGQDPFVFMMIGIAIGFAVGILPGLGGATTLALMLPFIYKMDPTTAFAFLLGSHAVTATTGDITSVLFGVPGEGITAATIVDGHAMAKNGEAGRALGAALMSSLVGAIFGAFALALAIPIVQPLVLSIGAPEFLMLSLLGITFLASLSGGNIAKGLTAGGFGLVLAMVGLDAITSVSRYTLEPILGSGNALFLWDGLSLVAVTVGLFAIPEIIELGTQGSSIARDAPDALGGVMQGVRDTFRKWKLVLRCSAIGTYIGLIPGLGGGPAQWVAYAHAVQSGSDHARFGEGAVEGVLGPGAANNSKEGGSLVPTIAFGVPGSVGMAILLGAFIIQGIVPGPDLLNPHKHLTLTFSFVWIIVLSNIVTVAVCFLFLKHLARITFVKGTYLIPFLLLLIFLGGFAVKNSFGDMIVVLLFGALGWLMMRNDWQRPPLLLGLVLGGIADNNLFLTTKIYGMSWVTRPGVIVIGLLIAGALLYPLWQAYRQRRVEVERGGTPVEGYEGAGPEEAGEASKSERTLFAGFFVALFVYVVYEALYGFGAIEKQAALFPLAVGIPSLALALVALVQEFRAATPATATETAAVAADRASLRRRTLAIASWTVGFFLMIWFLGFITASAVATLAYLKLGAGEKWGISIALAVVAWIFFFGLFDYGLHLPFPPGELFIRLGLA from the coding sequence ATGCTTGACTACTTCGGCTCCCTGTTCGCCGGCCTCGCGGCCGTGCTGCCTTTCTCGGCGGCCGGGCAGGATCCCTTCGTCTTCATGATGATCGGCATCGCTATCGGCTTCGCGGTGGGGATCCTTCCGGGGCTGGGCGGGGCCACCACGCTGGCGCTGATGCTGCCGTTCATCTACAAGATGGACCCCACCACGGCCTTCGCGTTCCTGCTCGGGAGCCACGCCGTCACCGCCACCACCGGCGACATCACCTCGGTGCTCTTCGGGGTTCCGGGCGAGGGCATCACCGCCGCCACCATCGTCGACGGCCACGCCATGGCCAAGAACGGCGAAGCGGGCCGCGCCCTGGGAGCGGCGCTCATGAGCTCCCTGGTGGGCGCCATCTTCGGCGCGTTCGCGCTGGCGCTGGCCATCCCCATCGTCCAGCCGCTGGTGCTGTCCATCGGCGCGCCCGAGTTTCTGATGCTCAGCCTCCTCGGCATCACTTTCCTGGCTTCGCTGAGCGGCGGCAACATCGCCAAGGGCCTCACCGCCGGCGGCTTCGGCCTGGTGCTGGCCATGGTGGGTCTCGACGCCATCACCAGCGTGTCGCGCTACACCCTGGAACCCATCCTCGGCAGCGGGAACGCCCTGTTCCTGTGGGACGGCCTTTCCCTGGTGGCCGTGACCGTGGGGCTTTTCGCCATCCCGGAGATCATCGAGCTGGGTACTCAGGGAAGCAGCATCGCCCGGGACGCGCCCGACGCGTTGGGCGGGGTGATGCAGGGCGTCCGCGACACTTTCAGGAAGTGGAAGCTGGTGCTCCGGTGCAGCGCCATCGGCACCTACATCGGACTGATTCCCGGTCTGGGGGGCGGGCCGGCTCAGTGGGTGGCCTATGCCCACGCCGTCCAGAGCGGCTCGGACCACGCCCGCTTCGGCGAAGGGGCCGTGGAAGGCGTGCTGGGTCCCGGCGCCGCCAACAACTCGAAGGAGGGCGGGTCGCTGGTCCCCACCATCGCCTTCGGCGTGCCGGGCAGCGTGGGCATGGCGATCCTCTTGGGGGCCTTCATCATCCAGGGCATCGTCCCCGGACCGGACCTGCTGAATCCGCACAAGCACCTGACCCTGACCTTCTCCTTCGTCTGGATCATCGTGCTGTCCAACATCGTCACCGTGGCGGTCTGCTTTCTCTTCCTCAAGCACCTGGCCAGGATCACGTTCGTCAAAGGCACCTACCTCATCCCGTTCCTGCTGTTGCTCATCTTCCTGGGCGGTTTCGCCGTCAAGAACAGCTTCGGCGACATGATCGTGGTGCTTCTGTTCGGCGCGTTGGGGTGGCTGATGATGCGCAATGACTGGCAGCGGCCCCCTTTGCTGCTGGGTCTCGTGCTGGGAGGCATCGCCGACAACAACCTCTTCCTCACCACCAAGATCTACGGCATGAGCTGGGTGACGCGGCCCGGGGTCATCGTCATCGGACTCTTGATCGCCGGAGCGTTGCTCTACCCGCTGTGGCAGGCGTACAGGCAGCGGCGGGTGGAGGTGGAAAGGGGAGGAACGCCCGTCGAAGGTTACGAGGGCGCCGGTCCGGAGGAGGCGGGAGAGGCCTCCAAGTCGGAGCGGACTCTCTTCGCCGGCTTTTTCGTCGCCCTGTTCGTCTACGTGGTGTACGAGGCCCTCTACGGCTTCGGCGCCATCGAGAAGCAGGCCGCGCTGTTCCCCCTGGCCGTGGGAATTCCGAGCCTCGCGCTGGCGCTTGTGGCGCTCGTCCAGGAGTTTCGCGCCGCGACGCCGGCGACGGCAACGGAGACCGCCGCGGTGGCCGCCGACCGCGCGTCGCTGCGCCGCCGCACCTTGGCCATCGCGAGCTGGACGGTGGGCTTCTTCCTCATGATCTGGTTTCTCGGCTTCATCACCGCGTCCGCGGTGGCGACGCTGGCCTACCTCAAGCTCGGCGCCGGCGAGAAGTGGGGCATCAGCATCGCTTTGGCGGTGGTGGCGTGGATCTTCTTCTTCGGCCTGTTCGACTACGGCCTTCACCTGCCTTTCCCGCCGGGAGAACTGTTCATACGGCTCGGACTCGCCTGA
- a CDS encoding FAD-binding protein, which yields MDATWDQETDVVVVGYGYSGGVAAIVAHDLGVRVALLEKMEHPGGNSILSGGFFRITDDVDKAFAYLKRMCLNTVPDPVIHTFAKELRTLSGFMKELTDDTDIEVQERHGTGGTYRFDGGPPGDAIGLLAVKSEEAQCYPWLQVHGTGWIAFKVVDDNVSKRDIDVSLSTPVRELVSDEQGRAVGVVAEKEGKTLRIRARKGVVLAAGGFEHNEQLRLQYLQAQPFYPICALGNTGDGLLMGQKAGAGLWHMWHVHGGYGFKTPEYPIAFRHRIQGRHGANHRPKPGEEFSLKSGDEGPKMMPWIVVDKFGKRYMDEYPPAPQDSPWRDMSLYDVHIKDFPRIPSHMIFDENGRITGPMFTPISDHPSRRYEWSEDNSVELSKGWIKQAPTIEELARTIGVPEDNLAATVARWNEICDREEDTDFRRFAGSLFPIFKPPFYAVEVWPVITNTQGALAHDPDQRVLDAHDNPIPGLYCAGEMGGVFGHLYLNSGNNSEAFITGMVAGRNAAREP from the coding sequence ATGGACGCAACTTGGGATCAGGAGACCGATGTCGTCGTGGTGGGCTATGGGTACTCCGGCGGGGTAGCCGCCATTGTCGCGCACGATCTCGGCGTCCGCGTGGCGTTGCTGGAGAAGATGGAGCACCCTGGCGGCAACTCCATCCTCTCCGGCGGCTTCTTCAGGATCACCGACGACGTGGACAAAGCCTTCGCCTACCTCAAGCGCATGTGCCTCAACACCGTGCCCGATCCGGTGATCCACACCTTCGCCAAGGAATTGCGCACCCTTTCCGGCTTCATGAAGGAGCTTACCGACGACACCGACATCGAGGTGCAGGAACGGCACGGCACCGGCGGCACCTACCGCTTCGACGGCGGGCCTCCGGGCGACGCCATCGGACTCCTGGCCGTGAAGAGCGAGGAAGCCCAGTGCTATCCCTGGCTCCAGGTCCACGGCACGGGCTGGATCGCCTTCAAGGTGGTGGACGACAACGTGAGCAAGCGCGACATCGACGTCTCCCTCTCCACTCCGGTGCGGGAACTCGTGTCGGACGAGCAGGGCAGGGCGGTAGGCGTGGTGGCCGAAAAGGAAGGCAAGACCCTGCGGATCCGGGCGCGCAAGGGTGTCGTGCTGGCCGCGGGAGGGTTCGAGCACAACGAGCAGCTCAGGCTCCAGTACCTACAGGCGCAGCCCTTCTACCCCATCTGCGCCCTCGGCAACACCGGCGACGGGCTGCTGATGGGGCAGAAGGCCGGCGCCGGCCTGTGGCACATGTGGCACGTCCACGGCGGCTACGGCTTCAAGACGCCGGAATACCCCATCGCCTTCCGGCACCGCATCCAGGGGCGGCACGGCGCCAACCACCGGCCGAAGCCGGGCGAGGAGTTCTCGCTCAAGAGCGGCGACGAGGGGCCCAAGATGATGCCCTGGATCGTCGTCGACAAGTTCGGCAAGCGCTACATGGACGAGTACCCGCCGGCGCCGCAGGACAGCCCCTGGCGCGACATGAGCCTCTACGACGTGCATATCAAGGACTTCCCGCGCATACCGTCGCACATGATCTTCGACGAGAACGGGCGCATCACCGGGCCGATGTTCACCCCCATCAGCGACCACCCGTCGCGCCGCTACGAGTGGAGCGAGGACAACTCCGTGGAGCTGTCCAAGGGCTGGATCAAGCAGGCGCCCACCATCGAGGAGCTGGCGCGGACCATCGGCGTTCCCGAAGACAACCTGGCGGCCACGGTGGCGCGCTGGAACGAGATCTGCGACCGGGAGGAAGACACCGACTTCCGGCGCTTCGCCGGCAGCCTGTTCCCCATCTTCAAGCCGCCGTTCTACGCCGTCGAGGTGTGGCCGGTCATTACCAACACCCAGGGCGCCCTCGCCCACGACCCGGACCAGCGGGTGCTCGACGCCCATGACAACCCCATCCCGGGCCTCTACTGCGCCGGTGAGATGGGCGGTGTCTTCGGCCACCTCTACCTGAACTCCGGTAACAACTCCGAGGCGTTCATCACCGGCATGGTGGCCGGTCGGAACGCGGCGCGCGAGCCGTGA
- a CDS encoding NAD(P)-dependent oxidoreductase, which yields MSVLVTGGTGFVGTHIVAQLAALGERVVALSSEGELDETARDLLGQAAVAKVTCVKADVLDLDALCEVLENHAVDRIIHGAAVTAIGDLESEAARSAALVNVGGTATVLEAARLAGVTRFIHLSSASVYGATDPAVPLEETVPLAPSGIYGITKRAGEEIVRRYFELFGMSGVILRLSAPYGPLERPNPLRTVMSPVFEWCRAALNGDEVELADDLERDLTYVADAARCVVLALRKQHLKYHVYNASCGENLRFSDILAALARVRPGFRFRRKEGGSLSPFFRASLRGPLSMKRAREELGFEPRYDIERGLGRYLEWLERHPL from the coding sequence ATGAGCGTTCTAGTTACAGGTGGAACGGGCTTCGTAGGGACTCATATCGTCGCCCAGTTGGCGGCGCTCGGGGAGCGCGTGGTGGCGCTGTCCTCGGAAGGGGAGTTGGACGAGACGGCGCGAGATCTTCTCGGGCAGGCGGCGGTAGCCAAGGTGACCTGCGTCAAGGCCGATGTCCTGGACCTGGACGCCCTGTGTGAGGTGTTGGAGAATCACGCCGTCGACCGGATCATCCACGGCGCGGCGGTGACGGCCATCGGTGATCTGGAGTCCGAGGCGGCCCGGTCGGCCGCGCTGGTGAACGTGGGCGGCACCGCCACCGTGCTGGAAGCAGCGCGGCTCGCCGGCGTGACGCGCTTTATCCACCTGAGTTCGGCGAGTGTCTACGGCGCCACCGATCCAGCCGTACCGCTGGAAGAAACCGTCCCGTTGGCGCCCAGCGGCATCTACGGCATCACCAAGCGCGCGGGGGAAGAAATCGTACGCCGCTACTTCGAGCTGTTCGGGATGAGTGGCGTCATCCTGCGGCTCTCCGCGCCCTATGGTCCGTTGGAACGCCCCAACCCCCTGCGCACTGTCATGTCGCCGGTGTTCGAGTGGTGCCGGGCCGCGCTGAACGGCGACGAGGTGGAACTGGCGGACGACCTGGAGCGCGACCTCACCTACGTCGCGGATGCCGCCCGCTGCGTGGTGTTGGCATTACGAAAGCAACACTTGAAGTATCATGTCTACAACGCGAGTTGTGGTGAAAATCTGCGGTTCTCCGATATCCTGGCGGCCCTGGCGCGAGTCCGGCCCGGATTCCGCTTCCGCCGGAAGGAGGGCGGATCGCTGTCGCCGTTCTTTCGCGCCAGCCTGCGCGGTCCCCTCTCCATGAAGCGGGCACGGGAAGAACTTGGCTTCGAGCCGCGATACGACATCGAGCGCGGGCTCGGCCGGTACCTGGAATGGCTGGAGCGCCACCCGCTGTAG